The DNA segment tataaaaatgaacGCGTTCGGAGCCCACATTATGATAAGTGAATTGTGTTTGtgaaatataagtaaagtGAATAATGCCGCCGAAAACTAGTGGAAAGGCAGCCAAGAAGGCTGGCAAGGCTCAGAAGAACATCACCAAGAccgacaagaaaaagaagcgcaaGAGGAAGGAGAGCTATGCCATCTACATTTACAAGGTTCTCAAGCAGGTCCATCCTGACACCGGAATTTCATCTAAGGCGATGAGCATAATGAACAGCTTTGTAAATGATATTTTCGAGCGCATTGCTGCCGAGGCGTCTCGTCTGGCTCACTACAACAAGCGCTCGACCATCACCAGTCGAGAAATTCAAACGGCTGTTCGCCTGCTTCTGCCGGGAGAGTTGGCCAAGCATGCTGTCAGTGAGGGAACCAAGGCTGTCACCAAGTACACCAGCTCCAAATAATTTGTTCCTGCGAGTGCGGACAATAATCCAAAACGGCCCTTTTCAGGGCCACAATGTGTTTCAccaaagaaatgtatttttcaatatatcgTCGATTTCAACATATCCACCCATACTATGgggttaaaatttgtttagatatgtatattaaaaaaatcggaaactaaaactgaataCGCTCAACAAGCAACGTAATTCAATAACGAGAGACACTAcgcgttttattgttgttgccaataataatccaattttcaaaaagtatttaaatgaaagttttttcTCTTGCAACGAAACGTTGTAGCCCTGAAAAGGGCTTATTTAGACAAATTTCAGATCTTGAAATCCAAAATTTTGATTGCGAACATGTACCCACTACTGTACTTTTTCACAATTTACTTCTTGGCAGCCGTTGTCTTTGCTTTCGGCTTCTTGGCAGTAGCAGAAACCGCTGCTTTCTTCGCAGTCTTTTTGGGTTTGGCAGACGCCGCTGGCTTTGCCTTTGGggctttggctgctgcagccTTCGACTTCGCTGCGGTCGCTTTCGCCTTTGTTGCGGCGGGCTTCGACTTTACGATTCCAGTTTTCTTGGCATCCTTGGCTTTTGCCTTCTCGGTTTTCTTCTTCTCGGCAGTCTTTTTGGTGGCCACAGCCTTCTTAACCTTGGGCTTTTTGTCAGCAGCCCCAGCGGCCGTTTTTTTGGAGGAGGCACCAGTCTTCTTGGATGCTACCTTCttgctttccactttcttCTCAGCAGACAAAACCCTCGACTTCGCCTTCGGATCCTTATCCTTCTTGGCGGAGGCCGAAAGTTTAAATGATCCAGATGCACCCTTTCCCTTTGTTTGGATAAGCTTTCCATTGACCACGGCCGATTTTAGGTACTTCTTGATGAATGGAGCTAACTTTTGGGCGTCGCATTTATAAGTGgcagtaatatatttttttattgccagaaGTGATGAGCCGCCACGttcctttaaatttttaatcgaAGCGTCCACCATTTGCTGAGTTGGCGGATGTGACGGCGTCGCAGTGGCTTTCTTTGCCTTTGTGCCGGTAGATCCAGATgcctttttttgggccacCTTTTTCTCAACTGTCGCGGATGGGGCAGCCACTGGAGAAGCGGACGTTGCAACTGCAGAATCAGACATTTTTCTTCACTAAGAACACTTTTTTCTTCAGAAAATGGTCCGCGCGCTGTTGCCAACCTCCCTTGCTCGGATGAGAATCGAGGAGGAGAGCACTTTGACAATACGACTGCCAGCAGTCATTTACTATGTTGATGTTTGCTTgaagtgcaaacattttttgtaaatattaagtgtttaaaatctttaatgaaaataagttttaattgctctacattcttaaataattttttcttcactaTGAATTTTTCAATCGTTGATATATGGTTTTAGTGACCTTTTAATGTTGATTGAACTTGaatattcacatttttaactaaagcaatttataaaaaaacatgtttttaaattataaatcatgaaaataatttagtaattcccgattttttttacaacttCAACTTTCGACCTTtagaaaaacctaaaaaagaAGCGTATATTATTGATTGAGAtactttattaattgatttaagttGACAATGAACTACACAACAAGTTTGCTTTACGGCATCATTCAGCAATGGTTTTCGATGCTAAAAAATAcatctattttaaaaaataatgttattttaatattttcttaaaataataatgtgttTGCTTTAGTAGATTAGAGttttcatgcatttttataaataatttgtctaaaataaatcaatttccctGCCATATATCAGCCTTGATATAGTCATAATATGTCTTACAacgttttcattaaataaaaaatataaagcaatcttttttgtattatctcttttttttatatactagATATTGAATTTCCCAACGTAATTAACCAATTTCAAAACAGGTTTTTAcagaacttttattttttacagaCGGTTGAAGGCGCAGTTTCATTTGCCCAGTACGACCTCTTCAATATTCCCAAATTACGTTAAAACcaagaacaaattttaaataacaatcTTGATGTTATAGTCTTTTGTTACTTTCTAAATATTGGACTGACCGatataattactttatttccaAACTGTCTCGcagaatttcgattttttatagaTGTTTGAAGGTACCGTGGTTCTTGCTCCCTATGACTATTTCACTGGTATTTCTAAAGGAAGTTAGccctaataaaaaatataaaacaactgtttttatattaaccttttctttttttttgttaatgttggtctaacaattaaaataccaaatatttcGATTCTGTCATTAGcagaatttctattttttttttacaaatgtttGAAGCTTCAGTGCCGTTGCCCCGTATAAACATTTCCATAATATATTCAGCTGAAGTTAACACAAAGACAAAATATGGAATAtcaattcttttattattttctatataaataggctgcaaaagaaaatgttatatcTCATTGAATGTGGTTTGTGGTCCTGAAAAGGACCGATTGTAGAGTATACTAGGGCTTTGGCTGCCAGTTGAAGCCTTGCCTATTTAAGCACGCTCGCCGCGGATGCGTCGCGCTAATTGAATGTCCTTGGGCATAATGGTGACACGTTTAGCATGAATGGCACACAAGTTGGTATCTTCAAAGAGACCAACCAGATAGGCTTCGCTAGCTTCCTGCAGGGCCATAACCGCCGAGCTCTGGAATCGCAAGTCAGTCTTAAAGTCCTGAGCGATTTCACGCACCAGACGCTGGAAAGGCAGTTTGCGGATCAGAAGCTCGGTGCTCTTTTGGTAGCGACGGATCTCACGCAAGGCCACTGTTCCAGGGCGATAGCGGTGAGGCTTCTTCACACCTCCGGTCGCAGGGGCGCTCTTGCGAGCGGCCTTAGTAGCCAGTTGTTTGCGTGGAGCCTTTCCACCAGTCGATTTGCGTGCAGTTTGCTTGGTACGAGCCATTTCCGATTTGAGTTTCACCACAGTTCACGTTCACTACTTCACGTTTCAAAACACAATAAACGATCAGAGCATTTGCTACCTACTTATATAGCAAGCGTGGATGgtgagaaagagaaagggaaaCAGAGGCCATCTCATTTGACGAGCGAGGAACGAAACGAACATATCGTTCGTACTCTCTCGGGTTTTTGGCGTTTTACGTATAAATAGAGGCACACAGAAAATGTTGGAATTAGTTCTTCAGTGACATTcggactgtgtgtgtgcagaatagtataaaacagtgaaaaatgaCTGGTCGTGGTAAAGGAGGCAAGGGATTGGGAAAAGGTGGTGCAAGCGTCATCGCAAAGTGCTGCGTGATAACATCCAAGGTATCACGAAGCCTGCTATCCGCCGTTTGGCTCGTCGTGGCGGTGTGAAGCGCATATTGGATATAACGAGGAAACGCGTGGTGTTCTGAAGGTTTCTTGAGAACGTAATTCGTGATGCCGTCACCCTACACCGAACACGCTAAGAGAAAGACTGTTACAGCCATGGA comes from the Drosophila teissieri strain GT53w unplaced genomic scaffold, Prin_Dtei_1.1 Segkk83_quiver_pilon_scaf, whole genome shotgun sequence genome and includes:
- the LOC122625817 gene encoding histone H1, whose product is MSDSAVATSASPVAAPSATVEKKVAQKKASGSTGTKAKKATATPSHPPTQQMVDASIKNLKERGGSSLLAIKKYITATYKCDAQKLAPFIKKYLKSAVVNGKLIQTKGKGASGSFKLSASAKKDKDPKAKSRVLSAEKKVESKKVASKKTGASSKKTAAGAADKKPKVKKAVATKKTAEKKKTEKAKAKDAKKTGIVKSKPAATKAKATAAKSKAAAAKAPKAKPAASAKPKKTAKKAAVSATAKKPKAKTTAAKK
- the LOC122625827 gene encoding histone H2B, yielding MPPKTSGKAAKKAGKAQKNITKTDKKKKRKRKESYAIYIYKVLKQVHPDTGISSKAMSIMNSFVNDIFERIAAEASRLAHYNKRSTITSREIQTAVRLLLPGELAKHAVSEGTKAVTKYTSSK